In Colletotrichum higginsianum IMI 349063 chromosome 1, whole genome shotgun sequence, one genomic interval encodes:
- a CDS encoding Ubiquitin-like protein 1 — translation MLIKVRTLTGKEIELDIENEYKACAPSMILSCRIKEKVEEKEGIPPVQQRLIYGGKQMVDDKSASEYGLEAGATLHLVLALRGGI, via the exons GGTGCGGACGTTGACCGGAAAGGAGATTGAGCTCGACATCGAGAACGAGTACAAGGCGTGTGCTCCCTCCATGATACTTTCTTGTCGA ATAAAggagaaggtcgaggagaaggagggcatCCCCCCAGTTCAGCAGAGACTGATCTATGGCGGCAAGCAAAT GGTTGACGACAAGTCCGCATCCGAGTACGGCCTCGAGGCTGGTGCTACGCTGCACTTGGTCCTTGCCCTGCGCGGGGGCATCTGA